From Amphiprion ocellaris isolate individual 3 ecotype Okinawa chromosome 10, ASM2253959v1, whole genome shotgun sequence, one genomic window encodes:
- the LOC111586941 gene encoding quinone oxidoreductase-like, giving the protein MSSKTMKAIRVSEFGAPSVLKMASVSIPQPGIGKVLIRVHACGVNPVETYIRSGNFEKPPLPYTPGSDAAGVVESVGKEVTSVKKGDRVYTTATESGSYAEYTIAAEDCVHKLPDVLDFAQGAAIGIPYFTAFRALVHKARVKAGQTILIHGASGGTGIATCQLARSMGLKVLGSAGTKDGMKLITKNGAHLAFNHREKGYTDKIMAATGGKGVDVIVEMLANSNLSKDMEMVAKGGRIVIIGSRGPIEIDPVNIMVKEALVMGVLIFLATLEQNKECEEYLFSGMEAGWLRPLVGPKYTLDKAAQAHKDIIESSGAAGKMILTM; this is encoded by the exons ATGTCGAGCAAAACGATGAAAGCCATCAGGGTCAGCGAGTTTGGAGCCCCATCGGTCCTCAAAATGGCATCTGTGAGCATCCCTCAGCCTGGAATCGGAAAG GTGTTGATTCGTGTTCACGCCTGTGGAGTGAATCCTGTGGAAACTTACATCCGGTCTGGGAATTTTGAGAAACCCCCCCTGCCATATACACCGGGTAGTGATGCAGCAGGAGTGGTGGAGTCTGTTGGAAAGGAAGTCacttcagtgaag aaaGGTGATCGTGTTTACACCACAGCCACCGAGTCAGGAAGTTATGCAGAATACACAATCGCTGCTGAGGACTGTGTTCACAAGCTGCCTGATGTTTTAGACTTTGCTCAGGGAGCAGCCATTGGGATCCCATATTTCACTGCTTTCAGAGCTCTGGTTCACAA AGCTCGTGTCAAAGCAGGACAAACCATCCTCATCCATGGAGCCAGTGGAGGG ACGGGTATCGCTACCTGCCAGCTCGCTCGTTCTATGGGCCTCAAAGTTCTGGGATCAGCAGGTACTAAAGACGGGATGAAGCTGATTACCAAGAATGGAGCTCACCTGGCTTTcaatcacagagaaaaaggATACACTGATAAAATCATG gcAGCCACAGGTGGCAAAGGTGTAGATGTGATTGTGGAGATGCTGGCAAATTCCAACCTCAGCAAAGATATGGAGATGGTGGCCAAAGGAGGACGTATTGTG ATTATTGGCTCCAGAGGTCCCATCGAGATCGACCCTGTGAACATCATGGTGAAAGAGGCCTTAGTCATGGGAGTGTTAATTTTCCTCGCTACACTG GAGCAGAACAAAGAGTGTGAAGAGTACCTCTTTTCAGGGATGGAGGCTGGTTGGCTGCGTCCACTCGTTGGTCCTAAGTATACGCTGGACAAAGCTGCCCAGGCCCACAAAGACATCATCGAGTCCTCCGGGGCTGCTGGGAAGATGATCCTGACCATGTGA
- the dars2 gene encoding aspartate--tRNA ligase, mitochondrial has translation MAANSRFVLRRLFSGLRAVSVRCRSSASTSSQGRQLLRAQTRHVSCSTGLNGAAAASTGLSSLSFRSHTCGELRSDHVGEKVTLCGWVQYLRQDLFVILRDFSGLTQVLIPQEESASNLKAVLCDLTVESVVKVTGTVRRRPAGQENKTMPTGEIEVLAADVQVFNVCQKLPFEIKDFVKKSESLRMQYRYLDLRSSQMQKNLRLRSQLVMKMREYLCNVHGFVDVETPTLFKRTPGGAKEFVVPSREPGLFYSLPQSPQQFKQLLMVAGVDRYFQIARCYRDEGSKPDRQPEFTQVDVEMSFVDQAGIMSLVEGLLHHSWPAEKGPIKVPFQVMKYEEAMRDYGVDKPDTRFSMKLIDLSDFFSSTEIEFLRSALSQPGGSVQTLCVPSGAKVFTGKDLEELKQTAKTQFGQELSLVQLRPDGTLKSPLKKLLSASVTDNLLKTTEAEPGDLLLIAAGSVHTVRPLLGNLRLQAAQLLESRGVSLRDHSAFHFLWVVDFPLFVPKEDDPEELESAHHPFTAALPEDAHLIYTEPHKVRGQHYDLVLNGCEIGGGSIRIHDASEQLHVLKNILKEDPSLLTHLLEALASGAPPHGGIALGLDRLVSIMVGAPSIRDVIAFPKSFRGHDLMSRAPDSVSEEELKPYHISVKWPTERGGGGGGGERKDEDLGTWGRPAGSADWRLLNRCQLAGKDEEEERI, from the exons ATGGCAGCAAACAGCAGGTTTGTGCTTCGGAGGCTGTTTAGCGGACTCAGAGCTGTCAGTGTTCGGTGTCGGAGCTCCGCTTCGACCTCCAGTCAAGGACGGCAGCTACTGAGAGCTCAGACCAGACATGTGAGCTGCTCGACCGGACTGaacggagctgctgctgcctccacag GTCTCAGCAGTTTGTCCTTTAGGAGTCACACCTGTGGAGAACTGAGATCCGACCATGTGGGAGAGAAAGTTACTCTGTGTGGTTGGGTCCAATACCTCAG ACAAGACCTGTTTGTCATCCTTCGAGATTTCAGCGGCTTGACACAAGTTTTAATTCCTCAGGAAGAA tctGCAAGTAATTTGAAAGCAGTGCTGTGTGACCTGACAGTTGAGTCTGTCGTCAAGGTTACGGGAACAGTCAGAAGACGACCAGCAGGACAAGAGAACAAG ACGATGCCAACAGGAGAAATAGAAGTCCTCGCTGCGGATGTGCAAGTTTTCAATGTTTGCCAGAAGCTGCCTTTTGAAATTAAAGACTTTGTCAAA aAGTCTGAGTCTTTGCGGATGCAGTATCGCTACCTGGACCTGAGGTCGTCGCAGATGCAGAAGAACCTCAGACTGAGATCTCAGCtggtgatgaagatgagagaATATCTCTGTAATGTGCACG GTTTTGTTGATGTGGAAACGCCCACTTTGTTCAAAAGAACACCAGGG ggaGCCAAAGAGTTTGTGGTTCCCTCCAGAGAGCCTGGTCTATTTTACTCTTTACCTCAGAGTCCGCAGCAGTTTAAACAGCTTCTGATGGTGGCCGGCGTCGACAG GTACTTCCAGATAGCTCGCTGCTACAGAGATGAAGGCTCCAAGCCAGACAGGCAGCCTGAGTTCACCCAG GTGGACGTAGAGATGTCTTTTGTGGACCAGGCAGGTATCATGTCCCTGGTGGAGGGTTTGCTGCATCACTCCTGGCCTGCAGAGAAAGGTCCCATTAAGGTTCCTTTCCAGGTTATGAAATATGAAGAGGCCATGAGGGACTATGGGGTGGACAAACCTGACACCAGGTTCAGCATGAAG CTGATTGACCTCAGTGATTTTTTCTCGTCCACGGAAATTGAATTCCTGAGATCAGCTCTCAGCCAACCAGGCGGCTCCGTTCAGACCCTCTGTGTTCCCAGTGGAGCA AAAGTTTTCACTGGGAAAGATTTGGAAGAACTGAAACAAACAGCCAAGACTCAGTTTGGACAG GAGCTGAGCCTGGTGCAGCTCAGACCAGACGGGACTTTAAAGTCTCCTCTGAAGAAGCTGCTGTCGGCCTCCGTCACAGATAATCTGCTGAAGACCACTGAAGCCGAACCAGGAGACCTGCTGCTGATAGCGGCCGGCTCTGTCCACACTGTG CGCCCGTTGCTTGGTAATCTCCGCCTGCAGGCTGCTCAGCTTCTGGAGTCTCGTGGTGTTTCACTCCGCGACCATTCAGCCTTTCACTTCCTGTGGGTGGTGGACTTCCCTCTATTTGTGCCAAAGGAAGACGACCCGGAGGAGCTGGAGTCGGCTCATCATCCATTTACAGCTGCACTGCCAGAAGATGCTCACTTAATCTACACAGAGCCACACAAG GTTCGTGGTCAGCACTATGACCTGGTGTTGAACGGGTGTGAGATCGGAGGAGGCTCCATTCGGATCCATGATGCCTCAGAGCAGCTTCATGTCTTGAAGAATATCCTCAAG GAGGATCCCAGTCTTCTCACACACCTGCTGGAGGCTCTGGCTTCAGGAGCACCGCCTCACGGAGGCATTGCTCTGG GTTTGGATCGACTGGTCTCCATCATGGTCGGGGCTCCCAGCATCCGTGATGTCATCGCATTCCCCAAGTCGTTCCGCGGTCACGACCTCATGAGCCGAGCACCTGACTCGGTATCTGAGGAGGAGCTGAAGCCGTATCATATCTCAGTCAAATGGCCAActgagcgaggaggaggaggaggagg AGGAGAGCGTAAGGACGAAGACTTGGGGACATGGGGACGACCAGCAGGCAGCGCAGACTGGAGACTGTTAAATCGCTGCCAGCTGGCTGGaaaagacgaggaggaagagagaatctga
- the bpnt2 gene encoding inositol monophosphatase 3 — protein sequence MAPMGIRLSPLGVAVFCLLGVGVIYHLYAGVLSSRLAAFRQRRKVDLRDLLAVSVEAAILGGKEVKKVREENGLNEKTKGKTREGASELLTTGDLQSHRKMFNLLKNTFPEVKVYSEEHDNTVDQTLTWSRVIPGEILERINEGKDVSPERLTVWIDPLDATQEYTENLVKYVTTMVCVALEGKPVIGVIHQPFTDFTAWAFVGQGSNMHSRSSYSATPSKVIVSRSHSGQVKNYIREAFGNSTTVIEAGGAGYKVLSLLEMPPSEAGSVDQADLYVHITFIKKWDICAGAALLNAQGGHMTTLKGEDIDYSETALNKGGLVASVGVDHKAIVKKLPDYDPEKH from the exons ATGGCTCCGATGGGTATCCGACTGTCCCCGCTCGGCGTGGCCGTGTTCTGCCTCCTTGGAGTCGGCGTCATCTACCACCTGTATGCCGGGGTCCTCTCCAGTCGTCTGGCTGCTTTCAG ACAGAGGAGAAAGGTGGATCTGAGAGACCTGCTGGCCGTCTCAGTGGAGGCTGCAATCCTGGGTGGCAAGGAG GTAAAGAAGGTACGTGAGGAAAATGGCCTTAATGAGAAGACAAAGGGAAAGACGAGGGAAGGAGCCAGTGAACTTCTGACTACAGGTGACCTGCAGTCTCATAGGAAGATGTTTAACCTGCTGAAGAACACATTCCCTGAAGTCAAG gtGTACAGCGAGGAGCACGACAACACGGTGGATCAGACGCTAACCTGGAGCCGGGTCATTCCAGGAGAAATACTGGAGAGAATCAACGAGGGGAAGGACGTTTCTCCTGAGAGACTCACTGTGTGGATCGATCCTCTGGACGCAACACAAGAATATACAG AGAATCTGGTGAAATATGTGACCACTATGGTGTGTGTGGCTCTTGAAGGTAAACCAGTTATTGGGGTCATACATCAGCCGTTCACTGATTTCACTG CCTGGGCGTTTGTAGGTCAGGGATCAAACATGCATTCCCGCTCATCCTACAGCGCCACTCCTTCCAAAGTGATCGTCTCACGTTCCCACTCCGGACAAGTTAAAAATTACATCCGTGAGGCttttggaaacagcacaacgGTCATAGAAGCAGGAGGAGCAG ggTACAAGGTGCTGTCGCTGTTGGAGATGCCTCCAAGTGAAGCAGGCTCTGTAGACCAGGCAGATCTCTACGTCCACATCACCTTCATTAAGAAGTGGGACATCTGCGCTGGTGCAGCACTGCTGAACGCACAGG GAGGCCACATGACGACTCTGAAGGGGGAGGACATCGACTACAGTGAAACTGCTCTCAACAAAGGAGGACTGGTGGCCAGCGTGGGTGTGGATCATAAGGCCATCGTGAAAAAACTGCCAGACTACGACCCTGAAAAGCACTGA
- the ankrd45 gene encoding ankyrin repeat domain-containing protein 45 isoform X1 encodes MSSIQEEIFQCVQSGDLEALKQLLEGVEESQESLELKLFARRDEVGRNVLMIASMLGRSDTVRELVGHGAPVNEQTVRGYSALHLAACWGHEDTVRTLVELGADLQAQTFRGETPVDLSSIYSRTDCTERLILAEAKQDLMSYINRVKETIADSEKKLTKEEKNICAHVFSAKSDWIQNAKNPTVLDFTAQRQDFEEALQPVLNKLSALSAETPVEPTGKA; translated from the exons ATGTCGTCGATACAGGAAGAAATCTTTCAGTGCGTTCAGTCCGGAGACCTGGAGGCCCTGAAGCAGCTTCTAGAAGGAGTGGAGGAATCACAAGAGTCTCTGGAACTGAAGCTGTTCGCTCGGAGGGACGAAGTGGGCAGAAACGTCCTGATGATCGCCAGCATGTTGGGACGGAGCGACACCGTCCGGGAGCTGGTCGGACACGGAGCCCCGGTGAACGAGCAGACCGTCAGAG GTTATTCGGCGCTGCACCTCGCTGCCTGTTGGGGCCATGAGGACACGGTGAGGACTCTGGTGGAGCTGGGAGCTGATCTCCAGGCTCAGACCTTCAGAGGAGAGACACCTGTAGACCTGTCCAGCATCTACTCCAGGACAGACTGTACTGAGCGTCTCATCCTGGCTG AGGCTAAACAGGACCTGATGTCTTACATAAACCGTGTTAAAGAAACAATCGCCGACTCAGAGAAGAAACTGACCAAGGAGGAAAAG AACATCTGTGCTCATGTTTTCTCTGCAAAGTCGGACTGGATTCAGAACGCCAAAAACCCGACAGTTTTGGACTTCACAGCCCAAAGGCAGGATTTTGAAGAAGCTCTTCAGCCCGTTCTCAACAAGCTGTCAGCTCTCT CAGCTGAGACGCCTGTCGAGCCGACAGGAAAGGCCTAA
- the ankrd45 gene encoding ankyrin repeat domain-containing protein 45 isoform X2: MSSIQEEIFQCVQSGDLEALKQLLEGVEESQESLELKLFARRDEVGRNVLMIASMLGRSDTVRELVGHGAPVNEQTVRGYSALHLAACWGHEDTVRTLVELGADLQAQTFRGETPVDLSSIYSRTDCTERLILAEAKQDLMSYINRVKETIADSEKKLTKEEKNICAHVFSAKSDWIQNAKNPTVLDFTAQRQDFEEALQPVLNKLSALSETPVEPTGKA, encoded by the exons ATGTCGTCGATACAGGAAGAAATCTTTCAGTGCGTTCAGTCCGGAGACCTGGAGGCCCTGAAGCAGCTTCTAGAAGGAGTGGAGGAATCACAAGAGTCTCTGGAACTGAAGCTGTTCGCTCGGAGGGACGAAGTGGGCAGAAACGTCCTGATGATCGCCAGCATGTTGGGACGGAGCGACACCGTCCGGGAGCTGGTCGGACACGGAGCCCCGGTGAACGAGCAGACCGTCAGAG GTTATTCGGCGCTGCACCTCGCTGCCTGTTGGGGCCATGAGGACACGGTGAGGACTCTGGTGGAGCTGGGAGCTGATCTCCAGGCTCAGACCTTCAGAGGAGAGACACCTGTAGACCTGTCCAGCATCTACTCCAGGACAGACTGTACTGAGCGTCTCATCCTGGCTG AGGCTAAACAGGACCTGATGTCTTACATAAACCGTGTTAAAGAAACAATCGCCGACTCAGAGAAGAAACTGACCAAGGAGGAAAAG AACATCTGTGCTCATGTTTTCTCTGCAAAGTCGGACTGGATTCAGAACGCCAAAAACCCGACAGTTTTGGACTTCACAGCCCAAAGGCAGGATTTTGAAGAAGCTCTTCAGCCCGTTCTCAACAAGCTGTCAGCTCTCT CTGAGACGCCTGTCGAGCCGACAGGAAAGGCCTAA